The genomic window tatttttttaccataattCCATAATTaggtttcataatatattatagtttttatcaacaattaaaaggcacttatttatcatttaataatgcgctattttttataatattatgtaacttatacttcattataatatttataaatataattttaaaattacaacaataataatttatcatgatttctaaaaaacatgatacaaagtgttaaattaattttacacctataacaatttacaatatgatatattttaaaacaaattttgaattaaaatttaactaaaaacttttatattctACATTTTAGAATCTTGatgtaaattaatgtattagaaTACTTACAATgcagtttattgttttattaataataccaaattataattcattcaaTGTATTTGATTTCAGGATTGACATTAAGACCGTTGAATCTTAGCAGTGACACAATCACTCTAATTTCATATCCCGGTGACCTTTTCTTGAGGACTCTTAAGTTGATGGTGTTACCATTCATTATATCatgtttaattataggtaagcgtaatttttttattcatatttcaatGGTGTGTATGAATCAATGAATGAATTggctaattataattataattataattattaagtaatcgattattaaaaacgaatGAGGGATGATaactcaaaatcaaaattaaaaatcaacttaGGACgcatacaaatacatttcGTAAACATAAAACGTTTTcagtttaattagttttattatgttcaaacCGTTCtgtatgtaaaaatgattttttatcaatatttttctcacTAAATTtactcatataatttatatttatagttacacGATGACTGCAAAGTCCTTTGAAACAGCAGAAAATTTTAGTATGAGACATAGGTGGAGTTTGGAATCTATTAATTTGTGAATAGTAaatcaatcatattttatgtgttattaaaactaatagataggttatatttacaattttatataatttatataatttcatataaaattttattttttaattctactaTAGCCTTATAAGACTttgtaattatagaaaaaaatccaTTTCAGACATAtagaatttgtatttaatttaattatttacctaatacctacataatatattttttcattaatttttatggatatgtaatattgtaataattatagtaataatactttGTGATTGaaccgtttaaaaaaaaaataataaatcattcgtatcatttagtattttgaatattttccctttaaaataaattttttaaactggattattaaagaatattttaacctaaatttacctatactaaccatttttaaattaggaatgttgttttaagtatttaagtgtttatttaacatacaaaCACTTTTTACTAAGAAtcctaaaatatttcttatataatttaaggacgtcaaaaaaacaacaattgtGAAAGAATTATGTGTTTAGTACTTTTTTACTTAAGTTGAGTATTCAACCTACCAATATTCAGTGGCGGTTTTGATCTAACTTCGAGTGGAAGGGCAATCTCCAACATCGCCCTCCATAAAAACCGCCACTGCCAATATTTCACcttaaatactatacaatgtacaaaataaactttaataaattatatactaatatattaattatattaatgtacacgaaattacataatttataaattataagtgtatccgtattaactatatacaatacatcatTAACGAACTTTTTTTTCAGGTGCTGCTAATTTGGACATAAGCAAAAACGGCAATGTTGCAGTCCGAACAATCGTGTATTTTGTCCTTACGTCTGTATTTAATGTCTGCTTAGGGTTAACGCTCGGTCTGCTCGTTCATCCTGGCAGTCCAGATTTAAGGTTGACAAATACCACGTCGTTTTCAGGgcctaaaaaaatgaatgttatgGATGGATTTTTAGATATGGGaaagtaagtaaaatatttctattaccaATTTATTCGTTTGACGtgacaattaataattcaaatgtgGTCAATGACTAgcattttaattctaattaatcaaactatattatagatattacaataaacatttaaaaataatcttgactattaatatattataaatataattagtactatttttagtttttaatctactttgtaattttctttttttcaggAATTTATTGCCAGAAAATTTGTTTCAAGCTACAATTCAACaagtaagaaataaatattaaatactattcaatattttgtataatactatataaatattaatattttcaaaagaacTGTAACTGCTCATTGCGCAGTACTCTTACttcaaagtaatattttattaattttttcccaAATTTAACAATCACAatcaataatagaaaatatgagTACTTTTTAAATCACCTTTGAAACGCATACGATTTGTTGTcttgagaaataataaaataagaaagtatataaatataactgttattactttttttattaaaaattgctaAACATCACCTTCGCCAATTATGattttacctaatatatataataatatagttaatttataatatattgacaattgtgaatatttttcagaCATTGACCGAATATGAGACCGTTATGAGTTTAAATAACAccaaaacattgaaaaaagtcgtaaaatacaagtaataatacaacgttatttataatattacatttaaaattaagtataaatagtattgaataataaaattaccacAATTTTCGTCTTTGTTCAATATATCTAggtgtattttatactataatcgattttatagcttatacacacacacacatgcatatattatatttaaatcttcaGCCACTGCGCCAGAAGCAGCTATTTGGCAATTCgttttgaagaaaataaaaaataaaaatgtgacatttttaaaccatttgcAGGGACGGTACAAATACATTGGGCATAATATTCTTTTGTCTGATTTTCGGAACCGTACTGGGCACGATGGGTGAACGTAAGAAACCCGTTTTGAACTTCTTCACAGTCACCTACGAAGTAATGCAAAAGATACTCACCGGAGTGATttggtaaattttatactCAGCTTGCATGCGTCTAACAAAATCTACATAACTATTCACATATAAACaaagacacacacacacacacacacacacacacacacacacccacatggtttattcaatattcatcgTCAGGGCGATGGAAGATACACCTATAATCGGCATCCATGTATACcgaattatagaataaataacaaaatattatattgttgcaCGTACACCCAGTAACCTCTATTACAGAACGTATCTATAGGTTTACGCCCATTGGAGTGGCCAGCGTCATATGCGGGAAGATCATCACACTGGCCGATCTCACCACCACGTTGGTCCAGCTCAGCTTATTCATCGTAACGACAGTTGGCGGTTTCCTATTCTATCAGCTGATAGTTatacaaatcatttattttgtaatagtgAAGAAGTCTCCGTGGCCGTACTACGTGTCACTGGGACCCGCTCTAGCCACCGCGTTTGCCACTGCTTCCAAGTAAGACTATTATTTTCGTTggtcaataactataatactattaatcaaatatcatCCCatgaaatgtatacaaatataaatatagaactcGCGacaatttaagaataatacgtaataactAGGTATTGCAGTATTCATTTTTGCAAAATATGACTGCGTATATTATGCACAACCTAAACGCTGAATCTATACTACCATTACTACCTACGCATACGCTTAAAAGATCATGAAaggaaaaaatacaaaaaattcttaatCATGAAAAACAAAAGTCCAAACTAAACTTGTCTACAACTTTTTGTTGACTAGTCATTTGAAGTTAGCGTGTGACACCATGACGTCATAGAATCTATTCGATCTATAtagaatgtataatgtatatacaacgAAAACCAAATTTTcgtcaaacaaataaaaatgatttaattccTATATTGAACGTTATAATAGTAGGATtcggatttatatgcattaaaaatttatgaaatacattttttttaaatatacagtagAATAAACTTGTAAAAACCATGTTTTATAGagaaaaaaagtaagtatgattttaataccaaattaatataaaacaagtataacaatgtttatttatttatttattatgtaatcataatttctgaaaaataatatgaaaattatagtaaaatgtagaaaaaataatactataggtatCAAACAACAATTGTGTAAGTAGgctttgaatttatttattttaaaattatattttctaaattttcagtctttaaaaaaaataattcttattttctcgaaattatatgtataattttattcaagttGTAAAATAGtgcaatttatcattaaaaaaaaaaaccaaatttgaccttaaaactgtaaaatctgcaatataaatagaatacaCTAATATTCTCTAAAATtgctcataattttaattacacattcatgaaacttattttataagcaaaattatttttaaacatattttgtgcTTACTTAGCAGTTAATACAAGTACGGCTGACTACTAAAACTATGCAAAAGCTACTTTATGActgataattataagttataaattataagtgtatTGTACCCACACTATAGGTATTCTGTACGAGTACATACACATTTCagttacatatacattatacacattaatacAATCATAACTCTACACttttcatttgtattataGACTACAGATGCTAACTACTAAATACATCATAGTAATCttgtttcttaaaaattaataaataaattatattaatcgttcataaataagattaataatgataagtgATGACTCATGAATGAACAgtgaaaactaaattatacttcaaaaattcataaatcataatgtatctaactttcaaatatttaacctacgtgttattatcttattgatattattatattatgatttcaagttttaaaaattgtaatttaatttataatataacgttttatCTTAGGTCAGCATCTCTTccaataacatttaaagtgTTGGACGAAAAATTAAAGATGAATccaaaaatcacaaaatttgTCCTTCCAATCGGTACAATCAATATGGACGGTTCAGCTCTGTACCTAAGTGTAGCACTATTATTCTTGGCACAAATCAATAATTTGCAACTAGGCATTGGAGAAATTTTCACAATCGGGTATGCTATTAAAGGTTTCTacgatatgtataatacaaccttatataatacgtatcgAATTACACGTTATTCGATACTCAACCATTTTGTTTTTCGCcttttttataaacagttcaataacattatgtataaacgACATTGTTTAATAGTTAACACCGATACActacaaatgataatattttaaattaataaaaaaaaaaaaaacaatggttctaaaaccaataataaacatacattatcatataatCTATCCTgtgtagattaaaatattctataagatTAAGCTTTATCGGAAATAACTACCATTACTTACTAGTTACTTAGTAGGTAATACATAGTGAGTGTATAAAGAAATTCATTCAAACTTAACGCTAATGTCGACTGTATATAACGAGTGTGATTCGCCAAGTATGTTTTCCCACtttcattatataagtaaaaaaaaaaaaatatttaaataccaatttttggaattttcaattttttataaagaccataatattttcaaaaatgtagatTTTCATACCATTAAAAGTGTTCTGTACTACTGTAGCAATAAAACTCAATTATATGCTTGTCTCTCGCAAatcagtaatttattattttggtggCAATCGACTGCAGGTTAGCTTGCACAGCTGCAAGTATGTCTTCGGCTGCTATTCCGTCGGCCGCTATCGTCTTGGTAGTAATGCTGTGCAGCGTCATCAACATACCCACCGAAGACGTATCTCTTTTGTTTGCTGTTGATTGGCTAGTGTGAGTATCCTATACAAAATCATGACACGCAGATACGTATCTATGCACCTAGTacctttatataatacataaatgtagaATACacgtattttacaaaaaaattcattatttataatactaatatatatattttaaatatatatcgcAAAACAGGGACAGGTTCAGGACTACGAATAACTTAATCGGAGATTGTTACACAGTGGCCATCGTTCAACATTTATCTAAAGAGGAATTAGAACaggtaatacataaatataaatacaattatattataatatttattataaatcacgaTTTGTCGGTTGAACTTGATTTCGAAGTCATAGTCTTTTGAAATTCGccaattctatatttattaattattacttatacgtTATCATTGTATTCAGAACAAATTTACCTAGCACCTATATGACGATAGTGCTACCTACTATGGTTTTTCTGTTTTCATAGCAAATCTATAGAGATCCTCGTATTCACCAACGCGTAGCAGTAGTTACTGCCGCCCCTCGACATTGCGTTATAAGATAACCACAAATTTTAACTCGTATATATCTGcctatttattttcttcaatgagaaaaaaaatttcacgaTAAAGTGCATTTGTTCAGAACACAATgataacaaacataaaaaattccgAATTGATGAAAT from Aphis gossypii isolate Hap1 chromosome 1, ASM2018417v2, whole genome shotgun sequence includes these protein-coding regions:
- the LOC114125330 gene encoding excitatory amino acid transporter isoform X2, whose translation is MERQRAESTFTIISKVKNSPNVNTVVKWLRSNKLLILILVSVVFGVLLGLTLRPLNLSSDTITLISYPGDLFLRTLKLMVLPFIISCLIIGAANLDISKNGNVAVRTIVYFVLTSVFNVCLGLTLGLLVHPGSPDLRLTNTTSFSGPKKMNVMDGFLDMGKNLLPENLFQATIQQTLTEYETVMSLNNTKTLKKVVKYKDGTNTLGIIFFCLIFGTVLGTMGERKKPVLNFFTVTYEVMQKILTGVIWFTPIGVASVICGKIITLADLTTTLVQLSLFIVTTVGGFLFYQLIVIQIIYFVIVKKSPWPYYVSLGPALATAFATASKSASLPITFKVLDEKLKMNPKITKFVLPIGTINMDGSALYLSVALLFLAQINNLQLGIGEIFTIGLACTAASMSSAAIPSAAIVLVVMLCSVINIPTEDVSLLFAVDWLVDRFRTTNNLIGDCYTVAIVQHLSKEELEQDDDLSEKEVEEVHVNGTFVMQEQEQNAHTNQSFTNTPV
- the LOC114125330 gene encoding excitatory amino acid transporter isoform X1 is translated as MKIKHANNNNNNDMERQRAESTFTIISKVKNSPNVNTVVKWLRSNKLLILILVSVVFGVLLGLTLRPLNLSSDTITLISYPGDLFLRTLKLMVLPFIISCLIIGAANLDISKNGNVAVRTIVYFVLTSVFNVCLGLTLGLLVHPGSPDLRLTNTTSFSGPKKMNVMDGFLDMGKNLLPENLFQATIQQTLTEYETVMSLNNTKTLKKVVKYKDGTNTLGIIFFCLIFGTVLGTMGERKKPVLNFFTVTYEVMQKILTGVIWFTPIGVASVICGKIITLADLTTTLVQLSLFIVTTVGGFLFYQLIVIQIIYFVIVKKSPWPYYVSLGPALATAFATASKSASLPITFKVLDEKLKMNPKITKFVLPIGTINMDGSALYLSVALLFLAQINNLQLGIGEIFTIGLACTAASMSSAAIPSAAIVLVVMLCSVINIPTEDVSLLFAVDWLVDRFRTTNNLIGDCYTVAIVQHLSKEELEQDDDLSEKEVEEVHVNGTFVMQEQEQNAHTNQSFTNTPV